GTCCTTGGAGAAATTCTAGGCTTCATTGTTGTGGGCCTTATGTTGTTGCTCATGGAATTGCTGACACTGAGGAATAGGTGGATTTTCCTGGTTTCCAAAGTGTTCACATTGGTGAAACTTTTGGTTCTCAGTTTTGTTATCATCTCTGGCTTCATGAAGGGGGACCTGCACAACTGGAAGCTCACAGAAGAGGACTACATAAAGGCTGGACTCAATGACACCTCTAGCGTGGGGCCTCTGGGCTCTGGAGGATTCATGCCTTTTGGCTTCAAGGGGATTCTCCGTGGAGTAGCTATCTGTTTCTATGCATTTATTGGTTTCAGCATTATTATTACCAGAGTTGAAGAAGTCCAGAATCCCAGGCGTTCCATCCCCATGGGAATTGTGATTTCACTGCTCATCTgctttttggtgtattttggagTCTCTGCGGCACTTACACTCATGGTGCCTTACTACCAGCTTCGACCTGGGAGCACCTTGCCTGAGGCATTTCTCCATATTGGCTGGGCAACTGCCTACTATATTGTAACTTTTGTATTCCTCTGTAGTCTTTCTGTCAGCATCTTTGGCTTTGTGTTCCCCATTCGTAATCTGATATACATGATGGCACAGGACGGCCTCCTGTTCCCTGTCCTTGCCAGAATCCAAACCAGCACATACATGCCTAATGTGTCCACTGTAATCTTGGGCATTATCATAGGAATCATGGCATTCTTCTTTGGACTCACTGATCTTCTCGATCTCATGTCAGTTGGGGCCCTGCTAGCTTACTCCCTGATGGCTCTTTGTGTTCTCATCCTCAGGTATCA
The genomic region above belongs to Neomonachus schauinslandi unplaced genomic scaffold, ASM220157v2 HiC_scaffold_4207, whole genome shotgun sequence and contains:
- the LOC110580806 gene encoding cationic amino acid transporter 3-like, producing MLCQALRRICQKLVRRRMLEEDVNEMAPARRLTTLDLVALGVGCTVGVGVFVLAGEVARDITGPSIVICLLVASLSSILAGLCYAEFGVQVPYAGSSYLYTYVTMGELWAFITGWNLIIFFVAHTATVARAWTLAFDNLLGNQISQTLHESISRNILQVLGEILGFIVVGLMLLLMELLTLRNRWIFLVSKVFTLVKLLVLSFVIISGFMKGDLHNWKLTEEDYIKAGLNDTSSVGPLGSGGFMPFGFKGILRGVAICFYAFIGFSIIITRVEEVQNPRRSIPMGIVISLLICFLVYFGVSAALTLMVPYYQLRPGSTLPEAFLHIGWATAYYIVTFVFLCSLSVSIFGFVFPIRNLIYMMAQDGLLFPVLARIQTSTYMPNVSTVILGIIIGIMAFFFGLTDLLDLMSVGALLAYSLMALCVLILRYQPERRNGVKEAQVQEGNRPAAEALTLQGLFFPGSPTPTPLSGRVVVVCSSLLVLLLTLLCLVLAQWPGLLPGDPAPITVVVLLL